ACATATGCACgccaacaaaattttatatacaatttataatctaaaaaacTACCATCAATGACGCCTGTACCAGTCCAAAATTTATTCCCATTTATATATTGACGtgtgtaatatattatttttttaagaaaatgaaatattagaccatattttatgattaattaatgaaataattgtaCATATATTAACATACAAGTGAAGGGAAGGGGAAGAGAAGCCGCAtcgattaattaaaaaagtagtGTCCAAAACAAAACCCCTTGTACCTAGCTAGCTACCTATTACATCCTACTCCTAATTGTCCCAATCAATCGAACATgcaaaaaccaaaacaaataACCCCTGCCTACCCACCCTCCCCTCCCTTCCTATATCATTCtcattcatcatcatcatcatcattcgTCCTAGAACTACTAGACGCTGCTGCAGCCAACACTAATATTTCGTCGATCCCTTGTCTTTGGGTCGTCGCCGACGTTGATCCAGATGTTGATGATGCTGATCTTTCCTCTCTTCTCTTCCTGTACGCCTCAAAGAACTCCTTGTTCTCTTTCTCCAATTCCTTCCACACTAttattcatcatcatcatcagtcAATATATAAGACCCAAACTACCACAATCACCAAATATTCAACACgttttttattcttcaattaaataaaaactccATTTGCATGGTCCCAACATCTGATCAattctacatgtaattatacgaGTTTgaccatataattaattacacgaCGACGGACAGTTGTAATGCACTTATTGTGTGATCAACGTTTGTTTTAAAAAGAAGATGACCAATCGCTTGTAATTGGACGAAACCCGACTCAGGTAagaattgttaaaaaaaaagaaaaaaggagcaGGAGGGGAGATGAGAGTACCTGTGGAAGTAATAACAGGCTGAATATTTGCATGTTTCGAGAGAGCTTCCATGCATTCCTCTTTGCTCATGTTGAATACTATGCACTCTTCGATCAGGTGTTGAacctatataattaaaaataaaacataaaaaacaatattaaaatcagagatcatatataatttcagaCAGCCAAACAGACCCTGcctataaatgaattaattaccATGTGGATGTACTTTGCAGAAGAATCCGATCCCATGATTCTGCTGCTTGTCTACGCCGACGGGACGTTATTAATTGAAACTGTGGGAAGAGTAGAGAGGGTAACCGGAGAGAGCTGCCTAGGTAGCTAGGGTTAATGGAGAGTGGAAGAAAGAAGTAGATTAAACTTAAAGAGCGCCCAACGCAAagcattatattattttaaagacaGCTGCGTAAAAGTAATAAGGCGTGGGTAGTGATCAGGTGATGTCATGAGGTGGCGGGGGACAGTAGCCCCACGTGGGAGATGATACGTGATTGGTTGAGAGGGGATTAGAGTAGATTTTGTTAAGCAGACCTCGTCTGTTGTAATTGCAACTTCACGTGGTGCAGTGGGCCTCACCACATTGGGCCCATCTCAAGCCCAATTGGATTTCCCACCTGCTTTCGACCAGCCGCCcaaaaaacaatttaaatcAGCTTGGGattcatgaattttaaattcagaaaactatattttttatttccttaatatgactttaaatttaaaaaataattactaaaaatatccATATTGTGGGCCATTTTAGATTCTTAATGGGCCCGTAAAGCCCATGCTCTTGTGAAATTGCCTTGGCGTCTCCGCCCTCACCTCCTCCCCCAACCAATCATGTTTTTCCCTTAACAACCAAAGCAAGAAAGAACGCAACTTTCGGCCTCCGACTCAAAATCGATTTTGGTTGAGTCCAGATTTTAGTTTCtaatctttataaattattcataattttaaccTCACCTttagaattgaattttaaattattaagaaaaagggACCAAATAGACCAGAATCATAacaatttgtaaaaattatgaatcaaaatcaattttaacccaaagtataaatatatatataatttacccccccccaaaaaaaaaaataaaaatcacacacacacacacacacacacacacacacacacacacacacacacacacacacacacacacacacacacacacacacacaaggaAGACCAGGACTTGCACTTTTCCTTTTACGCTGCTTGAATTTTGCATTATTGAGTGGGCGATGTGGCCTATTATGGATTTGTACTTGTACCCAAATTTAGGATGTTGGGCCCGACCTCGTTTTGCCGTTTCGGCTGCGCCTATTCTACACTACCACATCAACCGCAATCAATCGCCCACCCTAACATCTTCACTCAAATCTCCActcatatttttgtaataataatatattgtttctATGATATTTTGCATGTTAATACTCAAGAGTTTGGGGCTGGCTGTCCATGAAAATGGAACTTGCCCGCCGATGTACCATTCCCAGTGAAACACTTCTTTCATGCCAGAAAAGCGTGTCATCTTTTGCCCCAACTCTCAGACAAAACAACATGCATGACATGAGACTAGTTTCACTACAATTATTTTAGATAtctatttagataaaaaataataatataaaaatgatcatgataaaaaataaacaattttgaaagaggatatttgaaataagaaaaagaaaatattaacaaaaaataaattattatttaaaatttaattttgaaagttaatgggtggaacaaaaaaaaaagcagataaaaaataagggaGACTCCAAAAAGATGTTCTtccttaatatatagttaaattaaaatttgtggcACGCTCTATGTGTgtgcaaattatatataaaataatatgaatgttaaatttatgaaaagattatgtcaaaaaaatgcataaagaaaaagaagtaaCTATCAAAAGGTATTGGGGGATGggaagttaataaataaattaaatattaaaattaacatacCAAAATAGTTGAGACATTAATATACCCTTCTTCAATTATATAGTATACCAGTAATTTGTAGCACACCTTATTCGtatgttttttataaatatcatttaaaaagtTGGACTGAGGGAAACTAACAAATTAGACTAAATTTGGAACATTTCACATATTgataatatacattttttattcatttgtaGAGCTGATCGAGTTCAAATCCAACGTGAATGGCTTAAATTCGGCCCATCCATTTGTCGATTTGGGCTGGTTTAATGAACTGGGCTGGCCAAGGCCGAGCCCAAGTCAGTACCCCTAATTCTCTACTTGACAGTCCATCTATAAGAACCCCCAACCCTGCTCGCCTCCAAAACCCTAGAACGGCACTTCGCTCTTCAGGTTTCTCCTACCCTCTTGCCTTTCTCGTTTGTTTTCCGCctgtttttcttcattgtaTGAGGACATCGTTCAGATTTTTTAATCTTAGGCTAATCAGTTGGTTAAATTTGCAGGTGAGATTTCATTAGGGCGTAGGGTTGCTTCAGTTCGAGATGGCTCCAGCTAAAGGTAGGCATTTAATCCAGCGATAATATGTTTTGTAAATTCAGTATTATCTGCACTCCAATATTTACCATTTAGGAGATGTTTAATCACATAAATTTCAGTTCTCTACCCAGTTTAATTGGACGGAGCTGTTACTTCTCTTTTGGTTAAAGTTGTGATTTCTGTTGCAACTTTAGTTACCAACGTAATTTGGTTTGGCTTGGCATGTGTTTTACAATTGGTACCTCTGTGGCTTTAGAATGAAATGTTAAGATTTGATGCGTAACAATGCCGGCATAGGAAATTGTTGAAGCCAATAAGAATTTGGTGAAAATCGAAACATTTGTAGTTCTTGCAATGATGTTAATTTGATGTTTCAGAATATTTTGTTGGCCTTACCTTAACTTGGTCATGTTTGATGCTTGTTGTGGAGCAATGCCACGACACTCACAGCCCGGGATCAgttttaacatatatacaaGTGTCTTTCCNNNNNNNNNNNNNNNNNNNNNNNNNNNNNNNNNNNNNNNNNNNNNNNNNNNNNNNNNNNNNNNNNNNNNNNNNNNNNNCTTTCCCTAGTGTAATATGTCACATTTTTGGTTGACTTATCTTTTTGATTGTTGAATGATCTACTTCTCAGTTTATAGTTTATTACTGGAATCTGGATTGATATTACAATTGATGCCCTGTGACAGCAGTAAGTTTTCATAGGGACCCTCTTAGGATTCTTTAGCAGCTAAATTGTAAAATCATATGTGACAATATAAAGAGAGATCTTGGTTACCTGCCTTTTGTACTGAAACATCATTCTCTCATAAATCATGTAAACCTTTCCATTTGTTGCTtagttttgtttctttatatatGTGCAGCTGATCCAGCTAAGAAGTCAGACCCAAAGGCGCAGGCCTTGAAGACTGCTAAGGCTGTAAAATCAGGTGGAACAACCTTTAAGAAGAAGTCTAAGAAGATCCGCACTAAAGTTACTTTTCATCGACCAAGGACATTGAAGAAGGATAGAAATCCCAAGTACCCTCGGATTAGTGCACCTCCTCGCAACAAGCTTGACCATTACCAGATTCTCAAGTATCCTCTGACCACAGAATCGGCGatgaagaaaattgaagaCAACAACACCCTAGTCTTCATTGTTGACATCCGTGCTGATAAGAAGAAGATCAAGGATGCTGTCAAGAAAATGTACGACATTCAGACCAAGAAGGTTAACACTCTTATCAGGTATGGAAATTTTACTTTCTGGCTGGCTGCCTAGTATATAAAAACACTTGTTTGACTGCTTGGTAGTTATCTCTGAGTTTTCCCACTATTTTGTGTGTTGAAATGGATCTGAAATGTTGATACCTTGATTACTGAACTGATAgaatcataatataatttctggAATAACTGTTTCTAGGAGCAATTTTCTTTATAGCAAGACTTTGATGAATAACCCTCAATGCGGAATCATGGTTCCAATTGCTGTAGTTTGGAGGAGGCCATTAAATGCGCATCTATATTTTTCCTTGTGTCTTCTCTGCTCCtggtttcaaaatttactttcGGTTGATTGGTCTTGGGTTTGACTACTTTTAATCCCTTTGTTTAATTGGGCCGGATTTAGTTCAGTTGAGTACTAATTAACTGGTCTAACCAGTTGcaactatatttattatttaatataaaaaataaatttctaaatatcGAATGCTGCATGCATCCGTTTGTGAAGGGGACAAAAGCAACTATATTTCTTCCATCCGCTGCATATATCTATTTCCATTTGCTATGGGATTGTTTGGAGTACCTGCTCCTATAGACATTGCCTTTCCTGCCTACTGTTGAATCTCATGTTCACATTTTTCTCAGGCCTGATGGCACCAAGAAGGCTTATGTGAGATTGACGCCTGATTACGATGCTCTGGATGTTGCAAACAAAATTGGGATCATCTAATCGGCTGCCCTCCAGATATCTTTTGtgctatttttcttgaatggACTGGTCACATTTTAAGATTTTGTATACTCAGATGAGTAaccaatttttattacaattagaTTCTTGAGTTCAAGAAGAGACGGTTATTCTGGTAGTGTTGACCTCCAATTAAAATGTGTTGCCGTTATCTATTCTCTACTCTGTCTTCTTTTACAGAAAGCTCTCCCTCCttcctattctttttttctacttGAGCTCACTTTCCCACCACTGCCAAGTATGAGAATAATGGGACTGAAGTTCATAAATGAATCATCATCCCCTTGTTTTTTGTATTCACATCAACCTAAAGCACTACTAAAATTTTTCCTTCACAAATTGTAAAGTTTTCAAGTAACAACctaaaagattaaattaaagtaGTTCATTTACGGTCAAAGGACCGTTTTATGCAGAATAGTAAAGCTCTGGACCTAGTAGCTTATGAAGTGTCCAAAGCTAGCTTCACTGGTGGACTCATTGACGGCCTTGCATGGGTCCGATACGTGTTTAGGCTCATGCAGTTCCAGAATCGTACTTTCAATTTAGACAGTAGTTTTGTTGTTTCGTTTTTATTGGGACAGATCAATAAAAAACTTTGTAGCTGAACTACTGCTTCATCCCATTTTCTAATAGGCCCATCTAGCTCCAGAATAAGTAAACAGTTAGTCCTGAACTACCATGTGTTTGTTACAGACAGATGAATACAATGACCCTTAAAATTCTCAAAGGTTGCCACATCTATACTATGAGGATTATTTCAATTCTAGGATGTAAGATTCAGATCCAAGATGGCAAAATACCATCGCACCAAGTCTCAGTTTGCTTCTTTATTATATGtgtagaaaattgaaaatggtgCTTGTGTTTCAATTCTTGGGGTAAAAACAACCTTGCTCGGATGAATGAGACAACAAATGACACTTGTGCATTAGTATCTGGCTCAagtaattagttatttaaagATAACTGAGTGCTAATTCACTGGTTAAGGTGTTGAATTTATCATCCTTGTGTAAACTTGAAAACACTCCAAGTTTGCCACGTCTGGTAGCGTGATCCATCGAATAATACTTAgcttattttaaagtattttgagatattCTTGATTTGCTTTGCTCATTTCCACCCCTCCTCCTAACCACTTTctggtaaaaaaataatgttgaaGACAGGAATTGCAGCGACAAGTGTCTTATCTTGCTAGTTGACCCAGTAGTTGATGGCTGGTTAATCCCCCACCCCCATCATTCTGTGTTGCCTCAAAGAAAACAATTCCATCCACATGACATCTGTGTCTATCCTATTccattttcatctttcttttttcatttttaatgatCTCTACGgatatttcaactttttccaaattagtaattatataaattcctACCAAAAGATTGTAATTAATCCTGAATTATACACTGGTTAATGCATATGGCCCGTCTACACCTTTCTCCAtcttctcaaaaaataaattgccagaaaaatgaattttttatttaaaatcatatttagtTGAAtcacaaatcaattataaagtaaatataatattaattatataatgaattatttttttaattatacaccTATTATAGCTATAATAAGTTAAGccttttttttctccaatttttggcattaaaatcaaacatatttgAATGAACATAGTACCTGTAATAGTAAATACTAATCCATTTGTTCCCCAATAAATGCCATGAAATTTTGTCGACTAACctacaagagaaaaaaaggagagatACATAGTGGGAGAAATACTGTATCCATGACACCAATTATGCCTACACACGTAGTTCTTGAAAAGTCACTCCTAATAACACTTTTTCCTAATGACAGTGACCACAAATAACACCCTCAATCATCTCTCTTTGTACTTGAATGTCCTCTCCTTTCTGCTGCGTGTATAAATCGCCGCTTTTTGTTTCTCCGAGGAAATCTCCACCGCAATCCTCCTCCTTCTGCCTACTCTTCTCTACACTTAACCAACCAATTAAACAGAGCCAAAATCTTGCCCATCTGTCTGAAACAGAGAACCCTTTTGAACAGGAATGAGCGAGAGCTGACAGAGGCTAAGCAAAAACGATTGTTTCATTCATGTAAGTCTATAAGTCTacgtgtctgtgtgtgtgtctgtacATATAACTGCATGTGGCATTCTCCATAGAAGTTTTCATTTGAATTCTTCCTGTTGGATGTTGTCTCCACTTCCCCTGCAAATGGGTTCTTTTTAATTCAAGGTTGAACACTCCACATATCAATTGTTTATACCACAAAACTTTAAATAATTCAGTTCTTGACACCTTTCAACTCTTCTCGTCTTATTAGATGCTCAAAACCAGGAGCCCCATTTGTTCTGATTTCTCCGAACCAAACCCGAAACAAATCATCAATgagagaagaaggaaaaattctTAAGGtaaaaaacaaagaacaaaCTTCAactatatgatatttttaattttccgaTTGTTTTGAGAATTCTAATGTCGAGATTTTGCGGCAATTGCGCAGTCATCGTGGCCGAAAGTGGTGGTCAGGAAATGGTTGAATATAAGGAGTGGTGGGAGCGATGAATTTTACTCGGAGTCGGATGATAATACAAAACgtagatttcaaattttctgtctgttcttctttatttttatttcatcatttaaAGTAAGTAACTGAACTGCTGCTTGAACTCAGCTTCCTCGCAAAGGAGACGCAAGAGTTGCTCAAACGATGGCTACCGCGTCGTTGTTCCGGAAGAACTATCAGGTACTTGCCGTCCCGCCAGacattttccttcttcttttataaataaattagacaCGATCATGAGTAGAGCATTATTGCTATGTAAATAGGGAAT
This Sesamum indicum cultivar Zhongzhi No. 13 linkage group LG5, S_indicum_v1.0, whole genome shotgun sequence DNA region includes the following protein-coding sequences:
- the LOC105161439 gene encoding 60S ribosomal protein L23a — encoded protein: MAPAKADPAKKSDPKAQALKTAKAVKSGGTTFKKKSKKIRTKVTFHRPRTLKKDRNPKYPRISAPPRNKLDHYQILKYPLTTESAMKKIEDNNTLVFIVDIRADKKKIKDAVKKMYDIQTKKVNTLIRPDGTKKAYVRLTPDYDALDVANKIGII
- the LOC105161438 gene encoding uncharacterized protein LOC105161438, which produces MGSDSSAKYIHMVQHLIEECIVFNMSKEECMEALSKHANIQPVITSTVWKELEKENKEFFEAYRKRREERSASSTSGSTSATTQRQGIDEILVLAAAASSSSRTNDDDDDE